A section of the Pediococcus inopinatus genome encodes:
- a CDS encoding transposase, whose protein sequence is MTKKKYSVDFRKMIVKLYQDGAPVADLTDEYGVSNVTIYKWINLYKEDKGSGISKSDVLALQKRLKQLESENDILKKALTIFAKK, encoded by the coding sequence ATGACCAAGAAAAAGTACTCAGTAGATTTTAGAAAAATGATTGTCAAGCTGTACCAGGATGGCGCCCCGGTAGCTGATCTTACAGACGAATATGGTGTATCAAATGTAACTATTTACAAATGGATTAATCTATATAAAGAAGACAAAGGAAGTGGAATTTCCAAATCAGATGTTTTAGCGTTGCAAAAACGTTTGAAACAGCTAGAAAGTGAGAATGACATCTTAAAAAAAGCCTTAACCATATTCGCCAAAAAGTAA
- a CDS encoding C39 family peptidase translates to MANILKKVVLFSIIFASFGVSGQAIYADTAVSSSENSRISTNGYSAQSRNPSQVSTEESSSSDSMVSKNPTSSASSVASVSKPASIKSHPKIPTFKERKAVPESNSQASTTSAKVSVSSRPVTKAKKYVTLKKVTKVKAKAYVNKSQAGATYNLAGSGTHGQFSKATHQLKNYMKTTWVVNQYRYVVKADQKTALYFFVRSETGSQSGWVWHGYLNEKAVQTIGSTSNMKKAIYYRKSTSGKTYHISGPSYDAKFKATHALKNYPNTTWYVTKKKNVVNTKKHRVTYYYIQDSKKHAGWIWSGYLTKKVMLNVKRISQNPQLPTGCEITAVTMMVNYAGAKVSKMKLAKEMPRTKTKDGNKGFIGSPYSKSGWWVYPPALMKTVKKYTKSVINMTGSSFNSIKKQINKKHPVVVWISGYGGINTKINHAITIIGYSSSLVYFNDPWTGKQLSMTVSKLHSYRKRDAYRAISY, encoded by the coding sequence ATGGCTAATATATTAAAAAAAGTCGTATTATTCAGTATTATTTTTGCGTCATTTGGGGTAAGTGGTCAGGCCATTTATGCTGATACGGCTGTAAGCTCTTCTGAAAATTCTCGGATTAGCACAAACGGTTATAGCGCTCAAAGTAGGAATCCCAGTCAAGTAAGCACAGAAGAATCGAGTTCGAGCGATTCGATGGTAAGCAAGAACCCAACGAGTTCTGCCAGTTCTGTAGCTAGTGTTTCCAAGCCAGCTTCTATCAAATCGCACCCAAAAATCCCAACATTTAAAGAGAGAAAGGCTGTACCAGAAAGTAATTCTCAAGCTAGTACTACTTCAGCTAAAGTGTCAGTTTCAAGTCGGCCGGTAACAAAAGCAAAAAAATATGTTACTTTAAAAAAAGTAACTAAGGTAAAGGCTAAGGCGTATGTAAATAAATCTCAAGCAGGTGCCACATATAACCTGGCCGGTAGTGGGACACATGGGCAATTTAGCAAGGCAACTCATCAACTAAAGAACTATATGAAAACCACATGGGTAGTTAATCAGTACCGCTATGTAGTTAAAGCTGATCAGAAAACAGCTTTATATTTTTTTGTTAGATCTGAAACTGGTTCGCAGAGTGGCTGGGTTTGGCATGGGTATTTAAATGAAAAAGCGGTTCAAACCATAGGTTCTACCTCGAACATGAAGAAAGCTATCTATTATCGTAAATCGACATCCGGGAAAACTTATCATATTTCCGGACCAAGTTATGATGCTAAATTTAAAGCAACGCATGCTTTGAAAAATTATCCTAATACTACTTGGTACGTAACCAAGAAAAAGAATGTGGTAAATACCAAAAAGCATCGAGTTACTTATTATTATATTCAGGATAGCAAGAAACATGCTGGGTGGATTTGGAGCGGCTACCTGACTAAGAAAGTTATGTTGAATGTTAAACGCATTTCACAGAATCCGCAATTACCCACGGGTTGTGAAATAACAGCAGTTACGATGATGGTTAATTATGCCGGGGCCAAGGTCAGTAAGATGAAGTTAGCAAAAGAGATGCCTCGAACCAAAACAAAAGATGGAAATAAAGGATTTATTGGTAGTCCTTATTCCAAAAGTGGTTGGTGGGTTTATCCTCCTGCTTTGATGAAGACGGTTAAGAAATACACAAAGTCAGTGATAAATATGACAGGGTCTAGTTTTAATTCAATAAAAAAGCAAATTAATAAAAAACATCCTGTTGTGGTTTGGATTAGTGGCTATGGAGGCATAAACACTAAGATTAATCATGCCATTACAATTATTGGGTACAGTTCTTCACTTGTTTATTTTAATGATCCGTGGACGGGCAAACAGTTGAGTATGACGGTTAGTAAGTTACATAGTTATCGTAAACGGGATGCTTACCGCGCAATTAGTTATTAA
- a CDS encoding O-acetylhomoserine aminocarboxypropyltransferase/cysteine synthase family protein: protein MTKNKFDTLRIHAGYDPKDHQFASSVPIYQTAAFGLENTKVADQIVAGKLPNRYDYSRDGNHTVRVFEKRMAELDGGVDAVAVGSGMAAISYTILNVAENGGRIIAPSNIYGSSLDEFRTFFPKFGIDFDFVDDINDFDAVRHLIGSETKAIYVESVANPSTEIADLDKLAEIAHAAGIPLIVDNTFPTPYLLRPFEHGADIDVYSSTKGINGHGNVVSGVVVDHGSFDWDSPKFPQFSEIEFTLGNEETGDQESFVSKFGDQAFINRVRIKYLRLLGAVLEPVDAYLILLGLETISERLDREVASATKIAKFLVANPHVEKVFYSGIESDNPLVEKYFPKGVGGILSFELKGDTNNVAKLIDHVQVFSYLPNIGDSRSLIVNPTRTTHREIPAAIREQQGLNDQVLRLSIGLEDVDDLVGDLKQAIEHAFI from the coding sequence ATGACGAAAAATAAATTTGATACTCTAAGAATTCATGCAGGGTATGACCCAAAAGATCATCAATTTGCTTCCTCTGTGCCAATTTATCAAACTGCAGCGTTTGGACTTGAAAATACTAAAGTTGCTGATCAAATTGTGGCAGGCAAGTTACCTAATCGATATGATTATTCCAGAGATGGTAATCATACTGTTCGCGTGTTTGAAAAACGAATGGCTGAATTAGATGGAGGAGTGGATGCGGTAGCGGTTGGATCTGGAATGGCTGCCATTTCATATACAATTCTTAACGTGGCTGAAAACGGTGGCCGAATTATCGCGCCAAGTAATATATACGGATCCAGTCTCGATGAGTTTCGAACTTTCTTCCCTAAATTTGGCATCGATTTTGATTTTGTAGATGATATTAATGATTTTGACGCTGTGCGCCATTTGATCGGCTCAGAAACTAAAGCTATCTATGTTGAGAGTGTCGCAAATCCAAGTACAGAAATTGCTGACCTGGATAAACTGGCAGAAATTGCGCACGCTGCTGGAATTCCTTTGATTGTAGACAATACTTTTCCGACGCCATATTTATTGAGACCGTTTGAGCATGGTGCAGATATTGATGTTTATTCTTCAACAAAGGGAATCAATGGGCATGGAAATGTAGTTTCTGGTGTGGTTGTGGATCATGGGAGTTTTGATTGGGACAGCCCAAAATTTCCACAGTTTTCTGAAATTGAGTTTACTTTAGGTAATGAGGAAACCGGCGACCAAGAGAGTTTTGTCAGCAAGTTTGGTGATCAGGCATTTATTAATCGAGTTCGCATTAAATATTTACGTTTGCTGGGAGCTGTTTTAGAGCCTGTGGATGCCTATCTAATTTTATTAGGACTCGAAACAATTTCTGAACGTTTGGATCGTGAAGTTGCCAGTGCAACAAAAATTGCGAAATTCTTAGTAGCTAATCCGCATGTTGAAAAGGTTTTTTATTCAGGAATTGAGTCAGACAATCCTTTGGTAGAAAAATACTTTCCTAAGGGAGTGGGGGGGATCTTATCTTTTGAATTGAAAGGTGATACAAACAATGTCGCTAAATTAATTGACCATGTGCAAGTCTTTAGTTATTTACCAAATATCGGCGATTCACGTTCATTAATTGTTAATCCGACGAGGACGACTCATCGTGAAATTCCTGCAGCAATTCGTGAACAGCAGGGTCTGAATGATCAAGTTTTACGATTGTCAATTGGATTGGAAGACGTTGATGATTTGGTTGGTGATTTGAAGCAAGCAATAGAACACGCGTTTATTTGA
- the ccpA gene encoding catabolite control protein A yields MEKQTVTIYDVAREAGVSMATVSRVVNGNQNVKPATRQRVNDVIDKLDYRPNAVARGLASKKSTTIGVIIPDVTNGYFASLARGIDDVASMYKYNIIMENSDENDQKEMMVLNTLLAKQVDGIIFMGNRVNDKLREEFSHSRTPIVFAGSVDDQESVPSVSIDYVKSTEEAVSKLIAEGNKKVAFISGSLSEPINGQYRLAGYKEALKKAGYKFDEKLIFETDYSYEAGIKLASQLKGTDISAAFVGDDRLAAGVLNGLTDQGVKVPDEFALITSNDTQVAQLVRPQLTSITQPLYDIGAVSMRLLTKLMNKEEIEEPTITLPYGLDSRQTTKK; encoded by the coding sequence ATGGAAAAACAAACTGTAACGATTTATGATGTGGCACGAGAGGCTGGAGTTTCAATGGCCACGGTTTCACGAGTGGTGAATGGTAATCAAAATGTAAAACCAGCTACTAGACAACGAGTTAACGATGTTATTGATAAACTCGATTACCGTCCTAACGCTGTAGCACGAGGATTAGCAAGCAAGAAGTCGACAACCATTGGGGTCATTATCCCAGATGTAACTAACGGGTATTTTGCTTCGTTAGCACGAGGAATTGATGATGTTGCTTCAATGTATAAGTACAACATTATTATGGAAAATTCTGACGAAAACGATCAAAAAGAAATGATGGTTTTAAATACACTACTTGCAAAACAAGTTGATGGTATTATTTTTATGGGTAATCGGGTTAATGATAAATTACGTGAAGAGTTTTCACATTCAAGAACTCCGATTGTTTTTGCCGGTTCTGTGGATGACCAAGAAAGTGTACCATCTGTAAGTATTGATTATGTTAAATCAACTGAAGAAGCGGTTTCTAAACTAATTGCTGAGGGAAACAAAAAGGTTGCATTTATTAGTGGTTCATTGAGTGAACCAATTAATGGTCAGTATCGATTAGCAGGTTATAAAGAAGCTCTCAAAAAAGCTGGATACAAATTCGATGAAAAGCTAATTTTTGAAACTGATTACAGTTATGAAGCTGGAATAAAGTTAGCAAGCCAGCTTAAGGGGACAGATATCAGTGCGGCATTTGTTGGTGATGATCGATTGGCCGCAGGAGTTTTAAATGGTTTAACCGATCAGGGTGTTAAGGTACCTGATGAATTTGCTTTAATCACAAGCAACGATACACAAGTTGCCCAACTTGTTCGTCCACAATTAACATCAATTACTCAGCCACTTTATGATATTGGGGCAGTTTCAATGCGTTTATTGACTAAGTTGATGAACAAAGAAGAGATCGAAGAACCAACGATTACATTACCTTATGGTTTGGACAGTCGTCAGACAACCAAAAAATAA
- a CDS encoding M24 family metallopeptidase — MTQLDKVRTWVNDHKIDIAYISDPKSIEYLTGFASDPVERILGLFVFPNADPFLFAPALEVEAIRDTGWKFPVYGYLDHEQPFEMIATQIKKRAAAPTHWAIEKNNLTIAHFNAMKAQFPTANFDLDLTPSIEKLRLIKTADEIEKLDAAGREADLAFKIGFEAVQTGRPEAEISAELEYVLKKKGVMQMSFDTLIQAGAHAAEPHGATAMNKIQNNELVLFDLGTIHQGYISDASRTVAVGKPNEKSMDIYKVCLEAQLTAQAQAKPGMIAEDLDKIARDIITKAGYGEYFIHRLGHGMGMGEHEFPSIMEGNKMALEEGMCFSIEPGIYIPGVAGVRIEDCVHITKNGCEPFTHTSKELTYVG, encoded by the coding sequence ATGACACAGCTAGATAAAGTTCGTACGTGGGTCAATGATCATAAGATAGATATTGCTTATATTAGCGATCCTAAGTCAATTGAGTACCTAACCGGATTCGCAAGTGATCCAGTGGAACGCATTCTTGGCTTGTTTGTTTTTCCAAATGCTGATCCATTCCTGTTCGCGCCAGCGCTTGAAGTGGAAGCCATTCGCGACACTGGTTGGAAATTTCCAGTTTATGGTTACCTAGATCATGAGCAGCCGTTTGAAATGATCGCTACCCAAATTAAAAAACGCGCAGCCGCCCCTACTCATTGGGCCATTGAAAAAAACAATCTTACAATTGCTCATTTCAATGCGATGAAAGCTCAATTCCCAACGGCCAATTTTGATCTAGATTTAACCCCTTCGATTGAAAAACTCCGTTTAATTAAAACAGCAGACGAAATTGAAAAATTAGACGCGGCCGGTCGTGAAGCGGACCTAGCATTTAAAATTGGCTTTGAAGCGGTTCAAACTGGCCGTCCCGAAGCAGAAATTTCAGCAGAATTAGAATATGTCCTTAAGAAAAAAGGTGTCATGCAAATGAGTTTTGACACTTTAATTCAGGCTGGTGCCCACGCTGCTGAGCCTCATGGCGCGACTGCAATGAATAAGATCCAAAACAATGAATTAGTCTTATTCGATTTAGGAACCATTCACCAAGGATATATTAGTGATGCGTCTCGAACAGTTGCCGTTGGGAAACCAAACGAAAAATCCATGGATATTTATAAAGTATGTTTAGAAGCACAATTAACCGCACAAGCACAAGCTAAACCAGGTATGATTGCAGAGGATTTAGATAAAATTGCTCGTGATATCATCACAAAAGCTGGTTACGGTGAATACTTTATTCATCGTCTTGGCCACGGGATGGGCATGGGCGAACATGAATTTCCGTCTATCATGGAAGGAAATAAAATGGCTCTTGAAGAAGGCATGTGTTTCTCAATTGAACCTGGGATTTACATTCCCGGAGTTGCCGGTGTTCGGATTGAAGACTGCGTACACATTACCAAAAATGGTTGTGAACCTTTCACACATACTTCAAAAGAACTCACATATGTTGGTTAA
- a CDS encoding DUF948 domain-containing protein, protein MTGGGIAAIIAAVALLVLVLFIGVVLIRASKILVEINRSLAVVTKDVDLLSKEAEDIMANANDLLADVNGKVATIDPVFQAMADLGQSTSDLNEATRNLTTKLTNPGKKSGKVSTAFKVGKSAVNMYREHKNK, encoded by the coding sequence ATGACAGGTGGCGGAATTGCAGCGATTATCGCAGCAGTAGCTTTATTAGTATTAGTATTATTTATTGGAGTTGTTTTGATCCGTGCTTCAAAGATTCTAGTGGAAATTAACCGAAGTTTAGCGGTAGTTACAAAAGATGTGGATTTACTTTCTAAAGAAGCCGAAGACATTATGGCTAATGCAAATGATTTATTGGCTGATGTGAATGGTAAGGTAGCAACGATTGATCCAGTATTTCAAGCAATGGCTGATCTAGGTCAGAGCACTTCTGATTTAAATGAGGCAACTCGTAATTTGACAACAAAATTGACAAATCCAGGTAAGAAATCTGGCAAAGTTTCGACAGCTTTCAAAGTTGGCAAGAGTGCTGTAAATATGTATAGAGAACATAAAAACAAATAA
- a CDS encoding mechanosensitive ion channel family protein: MLNSIGKRLLTRGLHKYHHLNDAMPSRAMTLLALVINIFHYVVLFFYLYALLSIIGVPIGTLVAGAGIISIAVGLGAQGLVSDIVNGLFILLDGQLDVGDQVTIQNINGKVTEIGLRSTQILSDDGTTNFIPNRSITAIANHSRNDQVVTIFLAFTDLSELENGKKIIEKINPTLTATLNDVTTDPVLTGPVQDHQGNIGLRVKMYVANGTVDTIQTIYLQKYLTELSANKIHVINNQLLKTNK; this comes from the coding sequence TTGCTAAATTCAATTGGTAAACGTTTATTAACTCGTGGATTACATAAATACCACCACTTAAATGACGCTATGCCTAGCCGAGCAATGACGTTATTAGCTCTAGTCATTAATATTTTTCACTATGTTGTTTTATTCTTCTATCTTTATGCCTTGCTTTCCATTATTGGTGTTCCGATTGGCACGCTCGTTGCTGGGGCCGGTATTATTAGTATCGCAGTTGGCCTTGGTGCGCAGGGCTTAGTCAGCGATATTGTAAATGGCTTATTCATTTTGTTGGATGGTCAATTGGATGTTGGTGATCAAGTTACTATCCAAAACATTAATGGAAAAGTAACCGAAATTGGTTTACGTTCTACTCAGATTCTTTCTGATGATGGTACCACAAATTTCATTCCTAATCGATCAATTACAGCAATTGCTAATCATTCACGTAACGATCAAGTTGTGACTATTTTTCTTGCTTTCACAGATTTGTCTGAATTAGAAAACGGAAAAAAAATTATTGAAAAAATAAATCCTACCTTAACCGCAACCCTTAATGATGTCACAACTGATCCTGTATTAACAGGCCCCGTTCAGGATCATCAAGGAAATATCGGATTGCGGGTTAAAATGTACGTGGCTAACGGAACAGTAGATACAATTCAAACAATTTATTTACAAAAATACCTAACAGAGCTTTCTGCTAATAAGATTCATGTTATCAACAATCAATTGCTCAAAACCAACAAATAA
- a CDS encoding XTP/dITP diphosphatase — translation MTANNHIVIATNNLGKLAEFKKLFAPKHIEVSSLKDYPQIGEIKETGLTFEENATLKARAVAKQTKLPVLADDSGLEIDELNGRPGIFSARYAGDHDDAANNAKILSELAGVPLEKRTATFHTTLVLMKPNEDKLVVDGELRGLILLVPRGNNGFGYDPLFWVPEKEKSLAEMSAAEKNQISHRGRASEKLLKLFDQWW, via the coding sequence ATGACTGCAAATAATCATATCGTCATCGCTACCAATAATTTAGGCAAACTTGCGGAATTTAAGAAGTTATTTGCCCCCAAACATATTGAGGTTTCCTCGTTAAAAGATTATCCACAAATTGGAGAAATTAAAGAGACAGGTCTCACGTTTGAAGAAAATGCCACTTTAAAAGCTAGGGCAGTTGCCAAACAAACTAAGTTGCCAGTTTTAGCAGATGATTCGGGTCTCGAAATAGATGAACTAAATGGGCGTCCGGGAATCTTCTCTGCTCGGTATGCAGGTGATCATGATGATGCCGCCAATAATGCAAAAATATTGAGTGAGCTTGCAGGAGTGCCATTGGAGAAAAGAACGGCCACTTTCCATACAACATTGGTGTTGATGAAACCTAATGAAGATAAGCTGGTAGTCGATGGTGAATTACGAGGCCTAATCCTGTTAGTACCTAGGGGAAACAATGGATTTGGTTATGATCCTTTGTTTTGGGTACCAGAAAAAGAAAAATCTTTAGCAGAGATGTCAGCGGCTGAGAAGAATCAAATTAGTCATCGCGGAAGAGCCAGTGAAAAGCTTCTTAAGCTTTTCGATCAGTGGTGGTAA
- the racE gene encoding glutamate racemase produces the protein MDNRAIGFMDSGVGGLTVVREALRQLPLESVYFIGDQARLPYGPRSSDEVRHFSEQMASFLMQRDIKMLVIACNTATAAALEDLQEKLPIPVIGVISPGSRAALKATRNRRIGVIGTEGTIKSQAYERAILSKDNSVEVFSLACPKFVPLVESNEYDSPIAKKVVAETLQFFENKDVDTLILGCTHYPLLRPIIQDVMGEQVKLIDSGAETVGTVSALLDYFEIAKDAAGDQTKNAYFTTASPLSFNQIASQWLEIDIQSKKAQIDELELRIEK, from the coding sequence ATGGATAACCGTGCAATTGGATTTATGGATTCAGGAGTAGGTGGTTTGACGGTCGTGCGAGAGGCTTTACGGCAATTACCGCTTGAATCTGTTTACTTTATTGGGGACCAAGCTAGATTGCCTTATGGGCCTCGTTCTAGTGATGAGGTTCGTCATTTCTCTGAACAAATGGCCTCTTTTTTAATGCAGCGGGATATTAAAATGTTAGTCATTGCTTGCAATACTGCAACAGCGGCTGCGTTAGAAGATCTCCAAGAAAAGCTGCCGATTCCAGTAATTGGGGTGATTTCTCCAGGAAGCAGAGCCGCATTAAAAGCCACTCGTAATCGTCGAATTGGCGTTATTGGAACGGAAGGCACAATTAAGAGTCAGGCCTATGAAAGGGCAATTCTGTCTAAAGACAATTCTGTTGAGGTCTTTAGTTTAGCGTGTCCCAAGTTTGTGCCCCTCGTTGAGAGCAATGAGTATGATTCACCAATTGCTAAAAAGGTCGTTGCCGAGACGTTACAGTTTTTCGAGAATAAAGATGTGGATACATTGATTTTGGGATGTACACACTATCCGCTTTTAAGACCAATTATACAAGATGTGATGGGTGAACAAGTTAAGCTAATCGATTCGGGTGCTGAAACTGTGGGAACCGTTTCTGCGTTGTTGGATTATTTTGAGATTGCCAAAGATGCAGCAGGTGATCAAACTAAGAATGCATACTTTACAACAGCTTCCCCCTTAAGCTTTAATCAGATTGCTAGCCAATGGTTAGAGATTGATATTCAATCAAAAAAAGCGCAAATTGATGAACTAGAATTGAGGATAGAAAAATGA
- the dltD gene encoding D-alanyl-lipoteichoic acid biosynthesis protein DltD, with protein MAKKLFLIFGPVVLAGVLLLAILFSPFKLSHINSKTERQAAVSLSPNVLKGQVIKESALSHKKFVPFFGSSEFSRFSFSHPSVLATKYKRPYTPFLMGAPGTQSLTHYFQMQLVDPQLKNRKAVFVISPQWFVHKGARKDAFSFYYSPLQSIVWLLNQREDQKMDRYAAKRLLEMPSGKANHVIASALKRVAAGKSITTGQRTYLTYEKRLLQHEDQLFSSLKLKNNQKRIDHFAKQLPANYQIKTLDKLAVEQGKLHTTNNKFGIDNHFYQRRLEKKKNKFKNFERNWNYTQSPEFSDFELVLNQFASLHTNVEFVIPPVNQKWSEYTGLSPKMLKEFDQKIRYQLTSQGFTNICDLSDKGNVPYFMQDTIHLGWRGWLAVDQAVDPFLTTKQKTPHYQINSRFYSKDWQNLKTVPKMAAN; from the coding sequence GTGGCTAAGAAACTTTTTCTAATCTTTGGACCAGTGGTTTTAGCCGGGGTACTGTTACTGGCAATTCTGTTTTCCCCATTTAAGTTGAGTCATATCAATTCCAAAACGGAACGCCAGGCGGCAGTATCGTTATCGCCAAATGTTCTCAAGGGTCAAGTGATCAAGGAATCAGCCCTTTCACACAAGAAATTTGTCCCATTTTTTGGCTCTTCAGAGTTTTCAAGATTTAGCTTTTCTCATCCATCAGTACTGGCGACAAAATATAAGCGGCCTTATACCCCGTTTCTGATGGGTGCACCGGGGACCCAATCTTTGACTCATTATTTTCAAATGCAGCTTGTGGATCCCCAATTGAAGAATCGGAAGGCCGTTTTTGTGATCTCTCCTCAGTGGTTTGTACACAAGGGAGCACGTAAGGATGCATTTTCATTCTATTACTCACCACTGCAGTCAATCGTGTGGCTTTTAAATCAGCGCGAAGATCAAAAGATGGACCGTTATGCGGCGAAACGTTTACTTGAGATGCCTTCTGGAAAGGCCAATCATGTAATTGCGAGTGCTTTGAAAAGAGTTGCTGCTGGTAAAAGCATTACGACAGGGCAAAGGACCTACCTAACCTATGAAAAAAGGCTTTTGCAGCATGAAGATCAACTTTTTTCATCGCTTAAACTAAAAAATAATCAAAAACGAATTGATCATTTTGCTAAGCAATTGCCAGCCAACTATCAAATAAAAACGTTAGATAAGTTGGCAGTGGAGCAAGGAAAATTGCATACAACTAATAATAAATTTGGGATTGATAATCATTTTTATCAACGGCGGTTAGAGAAAAAGAAAAATAAATTCAAAAATTTCGAGCGCAATTGGAACTATACGCAATCCCCAGAATTTAGTGATTTTGAACTGGTTTTAAACCAATTTGCAAGTTTGCATACTAATGTTGAATTTGTTATTCCACCAGTTAATCAAAAGTGGAGTGAGTATACGGGATTATCACCAAAGATGCTGAAAGAATTTGATCAAAAAATTCGGTATCAATTAACATCGCAAGGTTTTACCAACATTTGCGACTTGAGTGATAAAGGTAACGTACCGTACTTTATGCAAGACACGATCCATTTAGGTTGGCGTGGTTGGTTGGCGGTTGATCAGGCAGTTGATCCATTTTTGACTACCAAACAAAAAACACCCCATTATCAGATTAATTCGAGGTTCTATTCAAAGGATTGGCAGAATTTGAAGACTGTTCCTAAAATGGCTGCTAATTAA
- the dltC gene encoding D-alanine--poly(phosphoribitol) ligase subunit DltC, giving the protein MDTKETVLNILEDLTGNDVSTDMDSNLFDAGLLDSMGTVQLLLQLQSELGIAVPVSEFERSEWDTPNKIIAQVKELQD; this is encoded by the coding sequence ATGGACACAAAAGAAACAGTTTTAAATATTTTAGAGGATCTAACGGGTAATGACGTAAGTACAGATATGGATAGCAACCTTTTTGATGCTGGATTGTTGGACTCAATGGGGACTGTTCAACTCCTTTTGCAACTCCAAAGTGAGCTTGGAATTGCTGTACCAGTATCTGAATTTGAGCGCAGTGAATGGGATACGCCTAATAAAATTATTGCTCAAGTTAAGGAACTACAAGACTAG
- the dltB gene encoding D-alanyl-lipoteichoic acid biosynthesis protein DltB: protein MLTFTPYENPTYFAILALGLLPIVIGLLCGRRFHWYETLISFFFLVLIFGGSKLSQGIALIAYLVYEVLLVWGYIEYRKKKNQTGIFVGVVILAILPLVVVKITPAIQNGTQSIIGFLGISYLTFKVVQTIMESRDGVLKKFDPWFFLQFLVFFPTISSGPIDRYRRFKRDYDNVPKQDKYLKLLQKGLHNIFMGFIYKYMLAYIFGTLLLPKLQHQALMAHGLSWSLVGVMYVYSMYLFFDFAGYSLFAIGTSYFMGVETPINFNAPFKSHNIKEFWNRWHMTLSFWFRDFIYMRLVFFLMKHKVFKSPKTTANVTYIINMTIMGFWHGVTWYYITYGILHGVALVVNDWWLRYKKKHQAQLPHNKFTEVFATFITFNFVCFTFLLFSGFLNTMFFVK, encoded by the coding sequence ATGTTAACATTTACACCGTATGAAAACCCCACCTACTTCGCTATATTAGCGCTTGGACTCTTACCAATTGTAATTGGCCTGCTTTGCGGCAGAAGATTTCACTGGTATGAAACTTTAATTTCGTTCTTCTTTTTAGTTCTCATTTTTGGTGGCTCCAAGTTGTCACAAGGAATTGCTTTAATTGCGTATCTAGTCTATGAAGTGCTGTTGGTTTGGGGATATATCGAGTATCGAAAAAAGAAAAATCAGACCGGTATCTTCGTGGGAGTTGTGATTCTGGCAATTTTGCCATTGGTAGTTGTTAAAATTACCCCGGCTATTCAAAATGGTACGCAATCCATTATTGGGTTCTTAGGGATTAGTTATTTAACGTTCAAAGTTGTTCAGACCATCATGGAATCTCGTGACGGGGTTTTAAAAAAATTTGATCCGTGGTTCTTTCTACAGTTTCTAGTTTTCTTTCCAACCATTTCTTCGGGACCAATTGATCGCTATCGACGGTTCAAACGTGATTACGACAATGTTCCTAAACAAGATAAATACTTGAAACTTTTACAAAAAGGGCTGCACAATATTTTTATGGGATTTATTTATAAATATATGTTGGCCTACATTTTTGGGACGCTGTTACTACCTAAATTGCAGCATCAAGCTTTAATGGCTCATGGCCTTTCTTGGTCGCTTGTCGGTGTGATGTATGTTTACAGTATGTATCTATTCTTTGATTTCGCGGGTTACAGTTTGTTTGCGATTGGTACAAGTTATTTTATGGGTGTTGAAACACCGATTAACTTTAATGCACCGTTTAAATCCCATAATATCAAAGAGTTCTGGAATCGTTGGCACATGACTTTATCATTTTGGTTCCGTGATTTCATTTATATGCGGTTAGTTTTCTTTTTAATGAAACATAAAGTTTTTAAGAGCCCAAAAACAACGGCTAACGTCACCTATATTATCAATATGACAATTATGGGTTTCTGGCATGGGGTGACTTGGTATTATATTACTTATGGTATTTTACACGGGGTCGCACTCGTTGTGAATGATTGGTGGCTAAGATACAAGAAAAAACACCAAGCCCAATTACCACACAATAAGTTTACAGAAGTTTTTGCAACATTTATAACTTTCAACTTTGTTTGTTTTACATTTTTACTATTTTCAGGCTTTTTAAACACAATGTTTTTCGTGAAGTAA